A region of the Drosophila subobscura isolate 14011-0131.10 chromosome J, UCBerk_Dsub_1.0, whole genome shotgun sequence genome:
GTATGTAGAAAGACAGttaaaggcaaacaacagATAGGGATAAAGGATAAAGGATATAGAGAAGATAGTAAGTAGTTCGTGCTGGACACTGGGACTAAAAAGTGAAACTGAAGCAAACTGAGAAATTACCTTACAAATGAAACATTTGTTTTCATCGTCCGGTTTTAAATCCGAACTAATTCCCACCTTTGAGTCCAATTGCGTTAATCCCGGCACTCCCATCGATGATAACTGCGACAGGCTGTTCTCCATGCTCTCCACATATTTCGATGTTGgtgtattgttgttgttgttgttgttgctgctgttgttgttgttgtgggagATATCCATGGGTCCGGGATCGGTGCTGCTCACTTGCGGCTCGGAACGGGGACGCTCTTCGATGGGTGAGATATTCTCCAGAGATCTGCAGAAAATAAGATAAAACTTGTAATCGAAAATGATCGAGAATTATCGATTAACActcacctgctgctgcccacattctgctcctcctgccgtcgctgctgctgttgctgctggtgcattttgttgtaattCATTTTGTTCGTCAACTtcatgctgctggtgttgttgtcatcatcatccacaatCACATCCTCATCGCTATCGTTCTGGCACGAGGCTGTGTCCATCATTagctccttgttgttgttgttgttgttgccgccaccgctgctgctgttgttgtcacTGACGCCCACGCCGCAGGAGTCGGCATTGTAGTAGTGATGTGTGGTAGATGACAGCTCGCTGACGTTTTTCACTGAAAGAAGAGGCAGAATGGGAGGCAGAGTAATTATTAGCATGCCACTCGGCCGAGGAGAGAAGTTGAACTGGAAGGAGACCCACCACTGATATGTGCCTGAGGCGGTTCACCCGTtggccaactgctgctgctgctgctggccgttgTCACATTGGTGCTCACATCCTGCTCGTCGCCGTGCACATCCTTCTGGTTCATCACGCAGGCCGTGCGATACAGTATGCCATCCAGCTTGCCCGGCTGGGCATTGCTGTTGTGCATGCTGGTGGGTATCGTTGAGACGCCAGCCGCAGCCACCGATCCGGGGCCAGTTAGCTCCGAGCCCGAATCGGGCACATCGTCCGTGCAGCTCTCCACATCCACCGTCTCGATTTCCTCCTGCGACTTGGCATCGTCCTCGGGCAGCTTGCCCGTTTCCAGGGCATACTTTCGCTTGCAGATCGGACAGCTGCTACAGTAGAGACTCTCCATCATATACATTTCGCCGTATTTACGCTTGCGCACTTTGAGTCTCAGGCGATTCTGGCGATTGTTGCGTATCCTCTGGAATGTCTGCACCCCAAAAAGGATTCGAGATTAGAGACTAGAGAGATTAGATTACTCTTTTATATGGACGTACCTCCCAGCGATTGTGACTGGTGCGTATGGCGTTCTCTTGGGCCGGACAGGGAGGAGCAAACATGTACGTGGCCTGCAGATTGGCCCGCTCGAAGCCCGCACTTAGCTTGTAGAGCCGATCCAGCTCCGTGAGGAAGTGCGTGTGCCACTCCTCCGGACTCAGCTTGAGGCCACACACCGGACACATGTCGGGAATGGCCCCgccggctgccgctgcctgcaaCCCACTGACCAGACTCAGGCCGCCCGGCACCGCCCGCAGTCCGGCCATGCTCAGGCTGGCCAGCGCCGCATGATGAGCGGCGTGGTGGTGGGACAACGGATGCGGATGGGCCATGTGATGGTGTGTCGTGGCCACCGATCCCGGTGGCGCTCCCACATGATGGCCATGATGGGGATGcgaatgcgagtgcgagtgctgatgctgctgatgttgatgctgatgcggatGGGAGTGCGAATGCGAGTGCGTGTGATGCAGATGGGGCGAGGAGGCCAGATGGGTGGCCATCGAGACGGCCACGCTGCTGGTTGGCGTGCTGATGGCCGAATTGCTGGTCGAGCAGGATGAGTTTGAGGATGAGCTGGaggccgatgccgatgccgaggcCGACGAGGTGGCCATTGCCGGGTGTCCCTTCCCCGCATTATGCAGATCTGTGAACGAATCGGACACTAAATTTTAGACATGCCCGCAATCATCAATCAActaaaggcaataaaaattgaaaaaattccAAACCCCCTCCCTCtcattgatttccatttcgctTTCGGGTGGGTGGAAAGTCCTGCCTGTCCCATAAATTTCTCAGGCATTTTCTAATTGCCTCCTGCCCTTCACCCGCCTTCGATTTCCCTGCTCCCTTCAC
Encoded here:
- the LOC117894813 gene encoding protein Teyrha-meyrha isoform X2 codes for the protein MESNAFGSSHLPSQALVVLSEAASGLHEALRGQRPFPSRLPDAKDLHNMSLVGNYFHPHLLQTLNHGMLVANGAAAAAAAAGAGPASYFASDRSSLGKPSGLSNFSLPLPSAFSPPKYIGISLDQNLFNGSESFRTDSASPTCTSHESMEGSQDYDAVEKGESPRSNNSQDPRDLRHLHNAGKGHPAMATSSASASASASSSSSNSSCSTSNSAISTPTSSVAVSMATHLASSPHLHHTHSHSHSHPHQHQHQQHQHSHSHSHPHHGHHVGAPPGSVATTHHHMAHPHPLSHHHAAHHAALASLSMAGLRAVPGGLSLVSGLQAAAAGGAIPDMCPVCGLKLSPEEWHTHFLTELDRLYKLSAGFERANLQATYMFAPPCPAQENAIRTSHNRWETFQRIRNNRQNRLRLKVRKRKYGEMYMMESLYCSSCPICKRKYALETGKLPEDDAKSQEEIETVDVESCTDDVPDSGSELTGPGSVAAAGVSTIPTSMHNSNAQPGKLDGILYRTACVMNQKDVHGDEQDVSTNVTTASSSSSSWPTGEPPQAHISVKNVSELSSTTHHYYNADSCGVGVSDNNSSSGGGNNNNNNKELMMDTASCQNDSDEDVIVDDDDNNTSSMKLTNKMNYNKMHQQQQQQRRQEEQNVGSSRSLENISPIEERPRSEPQVSSTDPGPMDISHNNNNSSNNNNNNNTPTSKYVESMENSLSQLSSMGVPGLTQLDSKVGISSDLKPDDENKCFICKTGIKDLNTDAFLRGRNFYFHQSCANVMSSYRLNKELLNQAQNQQQQQQQQQQQQQQRTAAGSGPGGEAAATTRSLSPAQSPQQSVGQAME
- the LOC117894813 gene encoding protein Teyrha-meyrha isoform X1: MESNAFGSSHLPSQALVVLSEAASGLHEALRGQRPFPSRFFPFQLPDAKDLHNMSLVGNYFHPHLLQTLNHGMLVANGAAAAAAAAGAGPASYFASDRSSLGKPSGLSNFSLPLPSAFSPPKYIGISLDQNLFNGSESFRTDSASPTCTSHESMEGSQDYDAVEKGESPRSNNSQDPRDLRHLHNAGKGHPAMATSSASASASASSSSSNSSCSTSNSAISTPTSSVAVSMATHLASSPHLHHTHSHSHSHPHQHQHQQHQHSHSHSHPHHGHHVGAPPGSVATTHHHMAHPHPLSHHHAAHHAALASLSMAGLRAVPGGLSLVSGLQAAAAGGAIPDMCPVCGLKLSPEEWHTHFLTELDRLYKLSAGFERANLQATYMFAPPCPAQENAIRTSHNRWETFQRIRNNRQNRLRLKVRKRKYGEMYMMESLYCSSCPICKRKYALETGKLPEDDAKSQEEIETVDVESCTDDVPDSGSELTGPGSVAAAGVSTIPTSMHNSNAQPGKLDGILYRTACVMNQKDVHGDEQDVSTNVTTASSSSSSWPTGEPPQAHISVKNVSELSSTTHHYYNADSCGVGVSDNNSSSGGGNNNNNNKELMMDTASCQNDSDEDVIVDDDDNNTSSMKLTNKMNYNKMHQQQQQQRRQEEQNVGSSRSLENISPIEERPRSEPQVSSTDPGPMDISHNNNNSSNNNNNNNTPTSKYVESMENSLSQLSSMGVPGLTQLDSKVGISSDLKPDDENKCFICKTGIKDLNTDAFLRGRNFYFHQSCANVMSSYRLNKELLNQAQNQQQQQQQQQQQQQQRTAAGSGPGGEAAATTRSLSPAQSPQQSVGQAME
- the LOC117894813 gene encoding protein Teyrha-meyrha isoform X5 is translated as MESNAFGSSHLPSQALVVLSEAASGLHEALRGQRPFPSRFFPFQLPDAKDLHNMSLVGNYFHPHLLQTLNHGMLVANGAAAAAAAAGAGPASYFASDRSSLGKPSGLSNFSLPLPSAFSPPKYIGISLDQNLFNGSESFRTDSASPTCTSHESMEGSQDYDAVEKGESPRSNNSQDPRDLRHLHNAGKGHPAMATSSASASASASSSSSNSSCSTSNSAISTPTSSVAVSMATHLASSPHLHHTHSHSHSHPHQHQHQQHQHSHSHSHPHHGHHVGAPPGSVATTHHHMAHPHPLSHHHAAHHAALASLSMAGLRAVPGGLSLVSGLQAAAAGGAIPDMCPVCGLKLSPEEWHTHFLTELDRLYKLSAGFERANLQATYMFAPPCPAQENAIRTSHNRWETFQRIRNNRQNRLRLKVRKRKYGEMYMMESLYCSSCPICKRKYALETGKLPEDDAKSQEEIETVDVESCTDDVPDSGSELTGPGSVAAAGVSTIPTSMHNSNAQPGKLDGILYRTACVMNQKDVHGDEQDVSTNVTTASSSSSSWPTGEPPQAHISVKNVSELSSTTHHYYNADSCGVGVSDNNSSSGGGNNNNNNKELMMDTASCQNDSDEDVIVDDDDNNTSSMKLTNKMNYNKMHQQQQQQRRQEEQNVGSSRSLENISPIEERPRSEPQVSSTDPGPMDISHNNNNSSNNNNNNNTPTSKYVESMENSLSQLSSMGVPGLTQLDSKA
- the LOC117894813 gene encoding protein Teyrha-meyrha isoform X4; amino-acid sequence: MESNAFGSSHLPSQALVVLSEAASGLHEALRGQRPFPSRLPDAKDLHNMSLVGNYFHPHLLQTLNHGMLVANGAAAAAAAAGAGPASYFASDRSSLGKPSGLSNFSLPLPSAFSPPKYIGISLDQNLFNGSESFRTDSASPTCTSHESMEGSQDYDAVEKGESPRSNNSQDPRDLRHLHNAGKGHPAMATSSASASASASSSSSNSSCSTSNSAISTPTSSVAVSMATHLASSPHLHHTHSHSHSHPHQHQHQQHQHSHSHSHPHHGHHVGAPPGSVATTHHHMAHPHPLSHHHAAHHAALASLSMAGLRAVPGGLSLVSGLQAAAAGGAIPDMCPVCGLKLSPEEWHTHFLTELDRLYKLSAGFERANLQATYMFAPPCPAQENAIRTSHNRWETFQRIRNNRQNRLRLKVRKRKYGEMYMMESLYCSSCPICKRKYALETGKLPEDDAKSQEEIETVDVESCTDDVPDSGSELTGPGSVAAAGVSTIPTSMHNSNAQPGKLDGILYRTACVMNQKDVHGDEQDVSTNVTTASSSSSSWPTGEPPQAHISVKNVSELSSTTHHYYNADSCGVGVSDNNSSSGGGNNNNNNKELMMDTASCQNDSDEDVIVDDDDNNTSSMKLTNKMNYNKMHQQQQQQRRQEEQNVGSSRSLENISPIEERPRSEPQVSSTDPGPMDISHNNNNSSNNNNNNNTPTSKYVESMENSLSQLSSMGVPGLTQLDSKTGIKDLNTDAFLRGRNFYFHQSCANVMSSYRLNKELLNQAQNQQQQQQQQQQQQQQRTAAGSGPGGEAAATTRSLSPAQSPQQSVGQAME
- the LOC117894813 gene encoding protein Teyrha-meyrha isoform X3, which codes for MESNAFGSSHLPSQALVVLSEAASGLHEALRGQRPFPSRFFPFQLPDAKDLHNMSLVGNYFHPHLLQTLNHGMLVANGAAAAAAAAGAGPASYFASDRSSLGKPSGLSNFSLPLPSAFSPPKYIGISLDQNLFNGSESFRTDSASPTCTSHESMEGSQDYDAVEKGESPRSNNSQDPRDLRHLHNAGKGHPAMATSSASASASASSSSSNSSCSTSNSAISTPTSSVAVSMATHLASSPHLHHTHSHSHSHPHQHQHQQHQHSHSHSHPHHGHHVGAPPGSVATTHHHMAHPHPLSHHHAAHHAALASLSMAGLRAVPGGLSLVSGLQAAAAGGAIPDMCPVCGLKLSPEEWHTHFLTELDRLYKLSAGFERANLQATYMFAPPCPAQENAIRTSHNRWETFQRIRNNRQNRLRLKVRKRKYGEMYMMESLYCSSCPICKRKYALETGKLPEDDAKSQEEIETVDVESCTDDVPDSGSELTGPGSVAAAGVSTIPTSMHNSNAQPGKLDGILYRTACVMNQKDVHGDEQDVSTNVTTASSSSSSWPTGEPPQAHISVKNVSELSSTTHHYYNADSCGVGVSDNNSSSGGGNNNNNNKELMMDTASCQNDSDEDVIVDDDDNNTSSMKLTNKMNYNKMHQQQQQQRRQEEQNVGSSRSLENISPIEERPRSEPQVSSTDPGPMDISHNNNNSSNNNNNNNTPTSKYVESMENSLSQLSSMGVPGLTQLDSKTGIKDLNTDAFLRGRNFYFHQSCANVMSSYRLNKELLNQAQNQQQQQQQQQQQQQQRTAAGSGPGGEAAATTRSLSPAQSPQQSVGQAME